The following are encoded in a window of Diorhabda sublineata isolate icDioSubl1.1 chromosome 5, icDioSubl1.1, whole genome shotgun sequence genomic DNA:
- the LOC130444272 gene encoding AH receptor-interacting protein — MATEKDLIVKETLYAGTKSVTFKDGTKIHFHFQARLCDKEKTLLDDSKGLLKGKPFELVLGKKFKLEVWEAILQKMAVNEVAKFTVDKSLCLQYPFVSKTLRDMNRPPEERKHHVCAMSLSTTGIGYDDLNKYLKDPTDMEFIIEVTKVEQPESYERETWQMGEDERLELIPKLKEQGNEEYKKKNYEKASDLYAKALGLLEQLMLKEKPHDVEWNEMDKQKIPILLNYAQCKLNEGDFYSVIEHCTNVLKSDKNNVKAYFRRAKANVGAWNVEAAKRDFEKVIQLDKSLIPIVTKELNNLEMQVKQQDNQDREKYSKLFP; from the exons ATGGCTACAGAAAAAGATCTTATCGTGAAAGAAACACTATACGCTGGAACAAAATCGGTAACATTCAAAGATGGAACAAAG attCATTTCCATTTTCAAGCACGACTGTGcgataaagaaaaaactttattagacGATTCGAAAGGGTTATTAAAAGGAAAACCGTTCGAATTAGTCTTGGGAAAAAAGTTTAAACTCGAAGTTTGGGAAgctatattacaaaaaatggcAGTAAACGAAGTAGCTAAATTCACGGTCGATAAAAGT TTATGTTTACAATATCCTTTCGTTTCGAAAACGTTAAGAGACATGAATCGACCTCCGGAGGAAAGAAAACATCACGTTTGCGCCATGTCTCTTTCGACAACAGGAATTGGTTACGACGATTTGAATAAATACTTAAAGGATCCCACAGATATGGAATTTATCATAGAAGTGACAAAAGTTGAACAACCAGAGTCGTACGAGAGGGAAACATGGCAAATGGGGGAGGACGAACGTTTAGAATTGATCCCCAAATTAAAAGAACAAGGAAACgaggaatacaaaaaaaagaattatgaaAAAGCGTCGGATTTATATGCTAAAGCTCTGGGTTTACTGGAACAATTAATGTTGAA GGAAAAACCGCACGACGTCGAATGGAACGAAATGGACAAACAAAAAATTccgattttattaaattacgcCCAATGTAAACTGAACGAAGGAGACTTTTATTCGGTGATCGAACACTGTACCAATGTATTAAAATCAGATAAAA ATAACGTGAAGGCGTATTTTCGACGAGCCAAAGCGAACGTCGGTGCTTGGAATGTCGAGGCGGCGAAAAGGGATTTCGAAAAAGTTATACAACTCGATAAATCTCTAATCCCCATTGTTACCAAAGAATTAAATAACCTCGAAATGCAAGTTAAACAACAAGATAATCAAGATCGAGAGAAATATAGCAAATTATTTccttaa
- the LOC130444274 gene encoding protein lifeguard 4-like, with protein sequence MSQAAPLLIEEDIENGGKEYEEGLEDDFAYRNNVLNATKTIRLGFIRKVYGLLSMQILLTFIIASICLFTRPIRNFVHTNNWMMMLSLIASIAILIPLHFKRKESPANFILLTAFTVVQAYTVAVIVTFYSQLVVLQALLLTLVVLTGLTLFTFQTKRDYSALHSGLFAGLCILIFGSFLQIFVIQSTVFELVISLGGAFIFCLFIIVDTQMIMKTLSPEEYILATINLYMDIINLFLYILRILQAMNRQ encoded by the coding sequence atgtcgCAAGCAGCACCTTTATTAATCGAAGAAGACATTGAAAACGGTGGAAAGGAATACGAAGAAGGTTTAGAAGATGACTTTGCTTATCGGAATAACGTTTTAAATGCTACGAAAACCATCAGGTTAGGATTCATTCGTAAAGTTTATGGTTTACTTTCAATGCAAATTCTACTGACGTTCATTATAGCCAGCATATGTTTGTTTACACGGCCTATTAGGAATTTCGTCCACACGAACAACTGGATGATGATGTTATCTTTAATTGCAAGCATCGCAATACTCATACCTCTacattttaaaagaaaagaatcGCCTGCTAATTTCATACTTTTAACAGCGTTTACAGTCGTTCAAGCATACACAGTCGCTGTTATAGTAACTTTTTATTCCCAACTCGTTGTTTTACAAGCATTACTGTTAACTCTGGTGGTTCTAACAGGATTGACTTTGTTTACTTTCCAGACTAAACGGGATTATTCTGCTCTACATTCCGGGTTATTTGCAGGTttatgtattttgatttttggcagttttttgcaaatattcgTAATACAATCGACAGTATTTGAGCTCGTTATATCTTTGGGTggagcttttatattttgtttgtttattattgtcGATACACAGATGATTATGAAAACCTTATCTCCTGAAGAATATATTCTGGCCACTATTAATTTGTATATGGATatcattaatttgtttttatatattttacgtATTTTGCAAGCCATGAATAGACAATAG
- the LOC130443735 gene encoding casein kinase I-like isoform X1 yields MASHGIGLGIGKPEYIVGGKYRLVRKIGSGSFGDIYLGINITNGEEVACKLEGIGARHPQLLYESKLYKILHGGIGIPHIRYYGQEKHHNVLVMDLLGPSLEDLFNFCSRRFTIKTVLMLADQMIGRVEFVHCKSFIHRDIKPDNFLMGIGRHCNKLFIIDFGLAKKFRDTRTRMHIIYREDKNLTGTARYASINAHLGIEQSRRDDMESLGYVLMYFNRGCLPWQGLKAATKKQKYEKISEKKMSTPVEVLCKGFPAEFSMYLNYCRGLRFEEAPDYMYLRQLFRILFRTLNHQYDYTFDWTMLKQKTAATGSSVGGASTQQQVTQSIPQQPANRDKKDDEKTKQSSAKGTTQKAIHASSNEIFKLLKGH; encoded by the exons ATGGCTTCACATGGCATAGGGCTCGGTATCGGGAAGCCGGAATACATAGTCGGTGGAAAATATCGTTTAGTTCGTAAAATCGGTAGTGGTTCTTTCGGTGACATATACTTGGGAATAAATATCACAAACGGAGAG GAAGTAGCTTGTAAACTTGAGGGAATTGGTGCAAGACATCCTCAGCTTTTATATGAAAGTAAACTATATAAAATTCTACATGGTGGCATAGGAATACCACATATCAG atattaCGGACAAGAGAAGCACCATAATGTTCTCGTTATGGATTTATTGGGACCGTCGTTGGAGGATTTATTCAATTTCTGTTCTCGTCGATTCACCATCAAAACCGTACTCATGTTGGCCGATCAGATGATCGGCCGCGTCGAATTCGTCCATTGTAAATCGTTCATCCACCGCGACATCAAACCCGATAACTTCCTAATGGGCATCGGTCGCCATTGCAACAAACTTTTCATCATCGATTTCGGTTTGGCGAAAAAATTTCGAGATACCCGAACTAGGATGCACATAATTTATCGCGAGGACAAAAATTTGACCG GTACCGCCCGATACGCGTCGATAAACGCGCACCTCGGTATCGAGCAATCACGTCGAGACGATATGGAATCTTTAGGATATGTTCTAATGTATTTCAATAGGGGTTGTTTACCCTGGCAAGGTTTAAAAGCGGCCACGAAAAAAcagaaatacgaaaaaattagCGAGAAAAAAATGTCAACGCCCGTCGAAGTACTTTGCAAG GGTTTTCCCGCCGAATTCTCGATGTATCTAAACTATTGCCGCGGATTGCGCTTCGAGGAAGCCCCCGATTACATGTATTTGAGGCAATTGTTTCGAATACTTTTCCGCACCCTCAACCACCAATACGATTACACCTTCGATTGGACAATGCTGAAACAAAAAACGGCCGCGACGGGTAGCAGCGTCGGAGGAGCCTCCACCCAACAACAAGTCACGCAATCCATACCCCAACAACCAG CGAACCGAGACAAAAAAGACGACGAAAAGACAAAGCAGAGTTCTGCTAAAGGTACAACACAAAAAGCAATACACGCttcttcaaatgaaatttttaaactacTTAAAGGTCATTGa
- the LOC130443735 gene encoding casein kinase I-like isoform X3, with protein sequence MASHGIGLGIGKPEYIVGGKYRLVRKIGSGSFGDIYLGINITNGEEVACKLEGIGARHPQLLYESKLYKILHGGIGIPHIRYYGQEKHHNVLVMDLLGPSLEDLFNFCSRRFTIKTVLMLADQMIGRVEFVHCKSFIHRDIKPDNFLMGIGRHCNKLFIIDFGLAKKFRDTRTRMHIIYREDKNLTGTARYASINAHLGIEQSRRDDMESLGYVLMYFNRGCLPWQGLKAATKKQKYEKISEKKMSTPVEVLCKGFPAEFSMYLNYCRGLRFEEAPDYMYLRQLFRILFRTLNHQYDYTFDWTMLKQKTAATGSSVGGASTQQQVTQSIPQQPGNR encoded by the exons ATGGCTTCACATGGCATAGGGCTCGGTATCGGGAAGCCGGAATACATAGTCGGTGGAAAATATCGTTTAGTTCGTAAAATCGGTAGTGGTTCTTTCGGTGACATATACTTGGGAATAAATATCACAAACGGAGAG GAAGTAGCTTGTAAACTTGAGGGAATTGGTGCAAGACATCCTCAGCTTTTATATGAAAGTAAACTATATAAAATTCTACATGGTGGCATAGGAATACCACATATCAG atattaCGGACAAGAGAAGCACCATAATGTTCTCGTTATGGATTTATTGGGACCGTCGTTGGAGGATTTATTCAATTTCTGTTCTCGTCGATTCACCATCAAAACCGTACTCATGTTGGCCGATCAGATGATCGGCCGCGTCGAATTCGTCCATTGTAAATCGTTCATCCACCGCGACATCAAACCCGATAACTTCCTAATGGGCATCGGTCGCCATTGCAACAAACTTTTCATCATCGATTTCGGTTTGGCGAAAAAATTTCGAGATACCCGAACTAGGATGCACATAATTTATCGCGAGGACAAAAATTTGACCG GTACCGCCCGATACGCGTCGATAAACGCGCACCTCGGTATCGAGCAATCACGTCGAGACGATATGGAATCTTTAGGATATGTTCTAATGTATTTCAATAGGGGTTGTTTACCCTGGCAAGGTTTAAAAGCGGCCACGAAAAAAcagaaatacgaaaaaattagCGAGAAAAAAATGTCAACGCCCGTCGAAGTACTTTGCAAG GGTTTTCCCGCCGAATTCTCGATGTATCTAAACTATTGCCGCGGATTGCGCTTCGAGGAAGCCCCCGATTACATGTATTTGAGGCAATTGTTTCGAATACTTTTCCGCACCCTCAACCACCAATACGATTACACCTTCGATTGGACAATGCTGAAACAAAAAACGGCCGCGACGGGTAGCAGCGTCGGAGGAGCCTCCACCCAACAACAAGTCACGCAATCCATACCCCAACAACCAG gAAATCGTTAA
- the LOC130443735 gene encoding casein kinase I-like isoform X2 → MASHGIGLGIGKPEYIVGGKYRLVRKIGSGSFGDIYLGINITNGEEVACKLEGIGARHPQLLYESKLYKILHGGIGIPHIRYYGQEKHHNVLVMDLLGPSLEDLFNFCSRRFTIKTVLMLADQMIGRVEFVHCKSFIHRDIKPDNFLMGIGRHCNKLFIIDFGLAKKFRDTRTRMHIIYREDKNLTGTARYASINAHLGIEQSRRDDMESLGYVLMYFNRGCLPWQGLKAATKKQKYEKISEKKMSTPVEVLCKGFPAEFSMYLNYCRGLRFEEAPDYMYLRQLFRILFRTLNHQYDYTFDWTMLKQKTAATGSSVGGASTQQQVTQSIPQQPANRDKKDDEKTKQSSAKGNR, encoded by the exons ATGGCTTCACATGGCATAGGGCTCGGTATCGGGAAGCCGGAATACATAGTCGGTGGAAAATATCGTTTAGTTCGTAAAATCGGTAGTGGTTCTTTCGGTGACATATACTTGGGAATAAATATCACAAACGGAGAG GAAGTAGCTTGTAAACTTGAGGGAATTGGTGCAAGACATCCTCAGCTTTTATATGAAAGTAAACTATATAAAATTCTACATGGTGGCATAGGAATACCACATATCAG atattaCGGACAAGAGAAGCACCATAATGTTCTCGTTATGGATTTATTGGGACCGTCGTTGGAGGATTTATTCAATTTCTGTTCTCGTCGATTCACCATCAAAACCGTACTCATGTTGGCCGATCAGATGATCGGCCGCGTCGAATTCGTCCATTGTAAATCGTTCATCCACCGCGACATCAAACCCGATAACTTCCTAATGGGCATCGGTCGCCATTGCAACAAACTTTTCATCATCGATTTCGGTTTGGCGAAAAAATTTCGAGATACCCGAACTAGGATGCACATAATTTATCGCGAGGACAAAAATTTGACCG GTACCGCCCGATACGCGTCGATAAACGCGCACCTCGGTATCGAGCAATCACGTCGAGACGATATGGAATCTTTAGGATATGTTCTAATGTATTTCAATAGGGGTTGTTTACCCTGGCAAGGTTTAAAAGCGGCCACGAAAAAAcagaaatacgaaaaaattagCGAGAAAAAAATGTCAACGCCCGTCGAAGTACTTTGCAAG GGTTTTCCCGCCGAATTCTCGATGTATCTAAACTATTGCCGCGGATTGCGCTTCGAGGAAGCCCCCGATTACATGTATTTGAGGCAATTGTTTCGAATACTTTTCCGCACCCTCAACCACCAATACGATTACACCTTCGATTGGACAATGCTGAAACAAAAAACGGCCGCGACGGGTAGCAGCGTCGGAGGAGCCTCCACCCAACAACAAGTCACGCAATCCATACCCCAACAACCAG CGAACCGAGACAAAAAAGACGACGAAAAGACAAAGCAGAGTTCTGCTAAAG gAAATCGTTAA
- the LOC130443737 gene encoding 60S ribosomal protein L28: MSSHLVWGIIRNNNAFLLKKRNISKPFSTEPNNLTNLNSYRYNGLIHKKSVGIVDAPDKKGFTVVYKKASKQRKPKQSTVKRTMKSGPRRSLHKLKRLLSANRYRTDLTKVALRRASAVLKSQKPLPAKKQKAKKE, translated from the exons ATGTCGTCGCATTTAGTTTGGGGTATTATCAGGAACAACAACGCTTTTCttttgaagaaaagaaatatttccaaaCCATTCAGTACC GAACCgaacaatttaacaaatttgaatTCCTATCGTTACAATGGTCTTATCCATAAAAAATCCGTAGGAATTGTAGATGCTCCCGACAAAAAAGGTTTCACAGTTGTTTACAAAAAAGCCAGTAAACAA aGAAAACCCAAGCAAAGTACAGTGAAGAGAACGATGAAATCTGGTCCAAGGAGATCTTTGCACAAACTAAAAAGATTGTTGAGTGCTAACAGATACCGTACAGATCTTACCAAG gTTGCCCTTCGTAGAGCCAGTGCTGTTCTTAAATCCCAAAAACCCTTGCCTGCTAAGAAGCAAAAGGCAAAGAaagaataa
- the LOC130444007 gene encoding polycomb protein SUZ12: MPPRKREKDPDAVKTPRIDHIQADHELFLQAFEKPTQIYRYLRTRNMCLPIFLNRTLTYMKHRMSRNNKGRQGFKVDSLLEKVLNKKDTMCIQPGYINLTFLGFNNKSLDYDAQIAQVETVLLKISHKKRKDSSAPSMQVTLGTADVPINPNEQDLPLTAPTISIPTESFNPSSGPLVKSYILLFRVKVTQEKEFDDEPASKKRKSNNASDNSKLYGAELTVYDKHNRCYLSDGDYDIVVQDFSTNTKNSIKKHSSWENVNDLVETCGNLDAFMKGAVLKFKLNWSPEASAKIVDRPQPYPLQENKENLPQVTNMDTEKLQIVYQFVYNNNSRQQTEACEDLHCPWCSLNCNRLYTLLKHLKLCHSRFTFTYVPISVGARIDVAINEMYDGSYTGSPHDLISQPTVCAFSRNGPIRRASVTHILVCHPKRPKASLSEFLELDDCEFDGQRPFITGHNRLYHHTTTCLPIYPKEMEIDSEGENDPEWLQNKTMMMIDEFTDVNEGEKELMKMWNLHVMKYGFVGDCQIPLACQMFVKHKGRELLLKNLYRNFVVHMTSLFDFGLVSAVCLYTILQKLQELVGDTGPIRNILKESREAQIDNWSRSGISDKSKTPNIGRKAGNVGNQRRKGAPLTPQCDSTVRRKSICAGETSRKRLVTVNKSDQKSS; this comes from the exons ATGCCAccaagaaaaagagaaaaagatcCCGATGCGGTGAAAACCCCGAGAATCGATCATATACAAGCGGATCACGAGTTATTTTTACAAGCTTTCGAAA aacccactcaaatatacagATATTTACGTACGAGAAACATGTGCTTG CCTATATTTCTTAATAGAACTCTAACTTATATGAAACACAGGATGTCTCGAAATAATAAAGGACGACAAggatttaaggtagattctctattggaaaaagttttaaataaaaaagatacgATGTGTATACAACCGGGttatataaatttaacattcttaggttttaataataaatctttAGATTACGACGCTCAAATAGCGCAAGTCGAgactgttttattaaaaattagtcataaaaaacGTAAAGATAGTTCGGCGCCTAGTATGCAAGTGACTTTAGGAACGGCAGATGTTCCTATTAACCCCAATGAACAAGATTTACCTCTAACAGCTCCCACAATTAGCATCCCAACCGAATCTTTTAACCCCTCGAGTGGCCCCCTAGTGAAAtcgtatattttattatttcgggTAAAAGTGACGCAGGAAAAGGAGTTTGACGATGAACCGGCGTCGAAAAAGCGAAAATCTAACAACGCGAGTGATAATTCGAAATTGTACGGTGCCGAACTTACAGTTTATGACAAACATAATCGTTGTTATTTGAGTGACGGTGATTACGATATCGTCGTACAAGATTTTTCTACTAATAccaaaaattcgataaaaaaacaTTCGAGTTGGGAGAACGTAAACGATCTAGTGGAAACTTGTGGTAATTTGGACGCTTTTATGAAAGGAGCCGtgttaaaattcaaattgaattgGTCACCGGAAGCTTCCGCCAAAATCGTAGATAGACCTCAACCGTATCCTTtacaagaaaataaagaaaatctaCCTCAAGTTACAAATATGGATACGGAAAAATTACAAATCGTCTATCAGTTCGTTTATAACAATAATTCTCGTCAACAAACTGAAGCTTGCGAAGATTTACATTGTCCTTGGTGTAGTTTGAATTGCAATCGATTATATACGTTattgaaacatttgaaattgTGTCATTCGCGATTTACATTCACCTACGTTCCGATTTCGGTGGGCGCGAGGATCGACGTGGCTATAAACGAGATGTACGACGGTTCTTATACGGGTTCGCCCCACGATTTAATCTCCCAGCCGACGGTTTGCGCTTTTTCCCGAAACGGCCCGATCCGCCGCGCATCCGTAACGCATATATTGGTATGTCATCCGAAACGACCGAAAGCGAGTTTATCCGAATTTCTCGAATTGGACGATTGCGAATTCGATGGTCAACGACCGTTCATCACGGGACATAATCGATTGTATCATCACACGACTACTTGTTTACCGATTTATCCGAAGGAAATGGAAATCGATTCCGAAGGGGAGAACGATCCCGAATGGCTACAAAATAAAACGATGATGATGATCGACGAATTTACCGATGTTAACGAAGGGGAAAAGGAACTGATGAAAATGTGGAATCTACACGTGATGAAATACGGTTTCGTTGGCGATTGTCAAATACCGTTAGCTTGCCAGATGTTCGTTAAACACAAAGGTCGggaattgttattgaaaaatttgtatagaaatttcGTTGTTCATATGACGAGTTTGTTCGATTTCGGTTTGGTTAGCGCCGTTTGTCTTTATACGATTTTGCAAAAGTTACAAGAATTGGTGGGGGATACGGGTCCGATTCGTAATATACTTAAAGAATCTAGGGAGGCGCAAATAGATAATTGGTCGCGAAGCGGAATTAGCGATAAATCGAAAACGCCGAATATCGGTAGGAAAGCCGGAAATGTCGGTAATCAAAGAAGGAAGGGGGCACCTTTGACTCCGCAATGTGATAGTACAGTTAGACGTAAATCGATTTGCGCCGGCGAGACGTCGAGGAAAAGACTCGTAACTGTTAATAAAAGTGACCAAAAATCTAGTTAA
- the LOC130444731 gene encoding early endosome antigen 1-like: protein MDFDLDDPLGSDDSFFEEPKVLAKRSSFTKTPEKKSIENLLGFDTKTKSSVSTEDIKKSETSNKKQMDDWLTDVKGPSTTDRSRRSDFLDDILPIKPKTTKHDKKGTSLEDILKESKVTTTPKTAQSLKDANPEPTISSEYGISSTISERRRSGRRGSGVEDTLGLFRDTFVDKKETIPKSTETLQKTSTSININPSDKNMTFPGVPDWLGLSSTNVKRSDSPITVNKSAPNMNNENVVVPKEVDVTDEIENKIFVDKLVPQDINAGIQNSYTALHQQESLLLVSLQFKKYEEVLKDIQEKQNFILGQQERQFKNFIDDYILKQHAVENNIKLQQERINNQIKLLVTDHVDKLQSDTDVNDDKKEEDLKDLLLKLKQRHDEELFIMEESYKKQMDMVEKSAANVEENVQKELKNLEDLYDKKLQNFKTNYDEEISYYKEKIKILEEQYKNEIKIIKDVHAEKIDELKSEHAVQIDYIKQMKTKEDNLLREGHELSQKIDTGINILGNNLQILQGIEDKVIKNYDVLALAREQSIQAKEKEIIMMKKCLEKCRESAENERSQLLSLIRNLELKLAEQNTNAQEDRWALQQATATLTARCKAIEREAEYGRNIIEREREQLKTLKETLLAEQEKMVMQLTEEKLQLASEKSKLETSAKISNSYEVERVKIEAETAINEAKSLSVRLNRERAFLQREKIELNALKQNLMERERELEDKESEMEFLVQDTQKKLKEDKQVLSEAKRMEATYKEKLKELQAQWVLLSNREKKLAEDKILLSRERLALYSSLKASKDCVLCSAGGGDSTLGKNQILTAFDNIKVIIHSKLTLILFFFQFTSLENILFQSPDPTATRIRLEALDDEESEVSKEESVNK, encoded by the exons aTGGATTTCGATTTAGATGATCCCTTAGGTAGTGACGATAGTTTTTTTGAAGAGCCTAAAGTTTTAGCAAAACGGTCTAGTTTCACGAAAACTCCCGAAAAAAAATccatagaaaatttattagGTTTTGATACCAAAACGAAATCTTCAGTATCTACGGAGGATATTAAAAAATCCGAAACCAGCAATAAGAAACAAATGGACGATTGGTTAACTGACGTAAAAg GACCTTCTACTACAGATAGGTCGAGAAGAAGCGACTTTTTAGACGATATACTTCCAATAAAACCAAAAACAACGAAACACGATAAAAAAGGAACGTCTTTAGAAGACATTTTGAAAGAAAGTAAAGTGACTACTACTCCGAAAACGGCTCAATCACTAAAAGACGCAAATCCAGAACCGACGATTTCATCAGAATACGGCATTTCCTCTACGATTagtgaaagaagaagaagcggAAGACGCGGTTCGGGAGTAGAAGATACTTTGGGATTATTTCGCGATACGTTTGtcgataaaaaagaaacaatccCGAAATCTACagaaacattacaaaaaacTTCCACAAGTATAAATATTAATCCTTCCGACAAAAATATGACGTTTCCAGGAGTACCTGATTGGTTAGGATTAAGTTCAACGAACGTCAAAAGATCCGACTCACCAATAACTGTCAATAAAAGCGCGCcaaatatgaataatgaaaatgtagTAGTGCCAAAGGAAGTAGATGTCActgatgaaattgaaaataagattTTCGTTGATAAATTAGTACCACAAGATATTAACGCCGGTATACAAAATAGTTATACGGCATTACATCAACAAGAATCGTTATTATTAGTATcgttacaatttaaaaaatacgagGAAGTTTTGAAAGACattcaagaaaaacaaaattttattttag GACAACAAGAaagacaatttaaaaatttcatagatgattatatattaaaacaacacgctgtagaaaataatataaagttacaACAAGAACGAATCAATAATCAAATCAAGTTATTGGTAACTGATCACGTGGATAAATTACAAAGTGATACAGACGTTAATgacgataaaaaagaagaagatttaaaagatttattattgaaattaaaacaaagacacgatgaagaattatttattatggaaGAATCttataa GAAACAAATGGATATGGTGGAAAAATCTGCTGCGAACGTCGAAGAAAACGTAcaaaaagaactaaaaaatttagaagatctatacgataaaaaattacaaaattttaaaacaaattacgACGaagaaatttcttattataaagaaaagataaaaatattggaagaacagtataaaaacgaaataaaaataataaaagacgTACACGCAGAAAAAATCGATGAACTAAAATCGGAGCACGCCGTACAAATagattatataaaacaaatgaaaactaAAGAGGACAATTTATTAAGAGAGGGACACGaattatcccaaaaaatcgatacaggaataaatattttgggtAATAACCTTCAAATATTGCAAGGAATCGAAgacaaagttataaaaaattacgaCGTTTTAGCTTTAGCTAGGGAACAGAGTATTCAAgcgaaagaaaaagaaattataa tgatgaaaaaatgtttggaaaaatGTCGGGAATCCGCTGAAAATGAACGATCTCAGCTCTTATCGTTAATTAGGaatttagaattgaaattaGCGGAACAAAATACGAACGCTCAAGAAGATCGGTGGGCTTTGCAACAAGCAACGGCTACGTTAACTGCTAGATGTAAAGCAATCGAAAGGGAAGCTGAATATGGTAGAAATATCATAGAACGTGAAAGGGAACAGTTAAAA acaTTGAAAGAAACTTTATTAGCGGAACAAGAAAAAATGGTGATGCAATTAACTgaagaaaaattacaattagCGTCAGAAAAATCCAAATTGGAAACCAGCGCTAAAATATCCAATTCATACGAAGTCGAACGTGTCAAAATCGAAGCCGAAACGGCAATAAACGAAGCAAAATCTTTATCGGTACGACTAAATCGAGAAAGGGCTTTTCTAcaacgggaaaaaattgaactaAACGCCCTAAAACAGAATCTAATGGAACGAGAACGAGAGCTGGAAGATAAAGAATCCGAAATGGAGTTTTTGGTACAAGACacacagaaaaaattgaaagaggACAAGCAGGTTTTGAGCGAAGCGAAACGAATGGAAGCAACTTACAAGGAAAAGTTAAAGGAGTTACAAGCGCAGTGGgttttattatcaaatagagaaaaaaagttggcggaagataaaattttgttatccaGAGAAAGATTAGCTTTGTATTCGTCACTGAAGGCTTCTAAAGATTGCGTGTTGTGTAGCGCCGGAGGAGGGGATAGTACCTtgggaaaaaatcaaatattaacaGCGTTTGATAACATCAAGGTGATTATACACTCAAAACTTACTTTaatcttgttttttttccaatttacgTCACtggaaaatattctttttcagtCTCCTGATCCAACTGCTACAAGAATACGTTTAGAAGCTTTAGATGACGAAGAAAGTGAGGTTAGTAAAGAGGAAAGCGTtaataaatga